In the genome of Pristiophorus japonicus isolate sPriJap1 unplaced genomic scaffold, sPriJap1.hap1 HAP1_SCAFFOLD_343, whole genome shotgun sequence, the window acactattgcagattttgtaccaaagatcagtttaggattaaagtaaaagttcataattttattgcaaactaactttctgttgagagtcgctgaattaaggggaaagataacacacagcgtttcttaaatggacactgcagctccgagaacacaatcagcaatatatccagaatattaaagtccagcccagttatcgggttattatcagcagaaacaaaccccaactgtcagaatgaacatggttcagtcgggatgtgattaacagcagcaataacagcagattccaactcctgcagtcacttgtgaactcgctggtgtgtcagcaggtcggatgtacaagtgaatcccttcccacactcagagcaggtgaacggcctctccccagtgtgaattcgctggtgtctcagcaggtggaatgaatgagtgaatcccttcccacactcagagcaggtgaatggcctctccccagtgtgaactcgctggtgtctcagcaggtgggatgatgtagtgaatcccttcccacattcagagcaggtgaatggcctctccccagtgtgaactcgctggtgagctacaaggtgggatgactgagtgaatccctttccacactcagaacaggtgaacggcctctctcctgcgtgaacttgctggtgtatcagcaggttggatgactgagtgaatcccttcccacactcggagcaggtgaatggcctctccccagtgtgaactcgctggtgagctacaagtttggatgaccgagtgaatccctgcccacacacggagcaggtgaatggcctctccccagtgtgaactcgctggtgaactacaaggtcagatgactgagtgaatcccttcccacactcagagcaggtgaacggcctctccccagtgtgaactcgctggtgtctcagcagagtggatggctgactgaatcccttcccacacactgggcaggtcaatggcctctccccagtgtgattgcgtcgatgaatttccagctcagacggtgatctgaataccttcccacagtcaccacagttccacggtttctccatggtgcgggtgtccttgtgactctccatggttggatgatcagttgaagcctcgtccacgcacaaaacacgtttacagtttctccgcgcggtgaatggtgcgatgttttttcaggctgtgtaactggttaaagctctttccacaggcagtggaacactcactcgggtgtgtgtgtgtctcggtgcctttccagtcacactgacatttgaaatcttttcccacaggcagaacaggcaaacatttctccttccactttcaaaggccaatgatattcaggtcctgaagaatcgattgactccgtcagatcttgatgtgatgtttggtttgtgcttcctgtctgaaaatctccccttccaatattctgtaaaaggagataataaaactcatcgctgtcagtacaagacagaaattcagaatagacaatctAGGGACCAAGTTtcaacaggagttgctcctatttttttggaacaacgagtttttttttgagtatcctagaaatcgcaattctccccatttagtttgctccagtttcagtcggttagttcagtttttttttagttcagtttctttttggtTCAGTTTATTTTTCCAAAagaaggcgttaccagccacttacgcctgttttggccatttaagtaagtttagacagcgaaaagttactccaaactaacttaggcctgagtAAATGTCCACTTtgatatgctcagaaaaaccttgcggacactttagcaatcaggcgcaggtagccagagttaaggggagggggaagtgaagttagagggaagttagaggattttccaaagcattaaacatttcacttttaaaaataaagaaccatcatcaataataaatgatcaataaatcaatcaataaataaatcaataaataaaataaatcaataaatcaataaataaaaaattagaagttcctacctcacctactgcagcagtaTGCGTTGggaagcaccgggagccctccagcagcacacggCCCACActcagccctgcctgcctgcctgattaCATTTTCAAGGGGAAGAGCTCGGGtgtgccccgccgccgaggaggtggtCCGTTGGGGCCCACTgccgaggaggtggtcgggcggccccatcgtggaggaggtgtttaggtgggccggcgaggaggccttgaggtaagagcagtggtggcgaggtgaggcccgaggttgggcagcggcgaggtgaggggcggtgaggcaaggcctgaggttgggcagctggaattagaaagcaaaaatcaagaaagtgagtttgaaggagagaggaaacaagcaggaaaaaagggtaaaaaaaacaaacttaaaggcactttgtctaaatgcacgtagcatttgtaacaaaatagatatattgagacaaatgggtatgatctgatagccattacagagacgtggttacaaggaccggtaattaaatattcaggggtgcttgacaatccggaaggacagacagaaaggaaaagggggtttggtagctctattgataaaggatggaatcactgcaatagtaagaaatgatactgtctcaaatgataaggatgttgaaacagtttgggtggagataaggaacaataaggggaaaaagtcactggtgggcatagtctataggcccccgaacagtagcaactctgttggtcggagcgtaaaccaggaaatagtgggggcttgtaaaaagggaacaacaataatcatgggtaattttaatctccatattggttggataaatcaaattggtcagggcagccttgaggaggagttcatggagtgcataagcgacaggttccttgagcagtatgtaacagaaccaaccagggggcaggctatcttagatctggtcctgtctaatgagacaggattaataaacaatttcctagtaaaggatcccctcggaatgagtgatcagagcatgactgaatttcaaattcagatgcagggtgagaaagttggatctctaatcagcgtactaagcttaaataaaggagactatgaaggtatgagggcagagttgggtaacttggactgggaaaataaattaaagtgcaggacggttgatgaacagtggtgtacatttaaggagatatttcacaactctcaagaaaaatctattccagtgaggaggaaaaggtgcgAGAGAAAATagagccatccatggctaattaaagaaataaaggccaTTATCCATTAAAaacagggcatacaaagtgaccaaatctAGTGGGACGACAgaaaactgggaagcttttaaaaaccagcaaagaataattaaaaaatgagtaagaaagggaagatagactgtgaaagtaaactagcacaaaatataaaaacagatagcaagagtttctataggtatataaaaaggaaaagagtggctaaagtaattgttggtcctttagaggacgagaccagggaattagtaacggtgaacagggagatggcagaaactctgaacaaatattttgtgtccgtctttacagtagaggacactaatattccaacagtggatagtcaaggggatacagggggggaggaacttaacacaatcactaaggaggtggtactcagtaagataatgggattaaaggcagataaaacccctggacctgatggcttgtatcctagagtcttaagagaagtagcggcagggattgtggatgcattggttgtaatttaccaaaattccatggattctggggaggtcccagcagattggaaaactgcaaatgtaatgccactctttcaaaaaggaggcagacaaaaagcaggaaactatagaccagttagcctaacatctgtgattgggaacatgttggatccattattaaagaagcagtagcaggacatttgcaaaagcaaaattcagtcatgcagagtcagcatggatttatgaaggggaagtcatgtttgacaaatttgctggaattctttggggatgtaatgaaccgggtgaataagggggaaccagtggatgtggtgtatttggacttccacaaggcatttgacaaggtgccacataaaaggttactgcacaagataaaagtccacggggatgggggtaatatattagcatggatagaggattggctaactaacagagaacagagaatcaggataaatggttcattcactggatggcaaccagtaactagtggggtgccacagggatcaatgctgggaccccaactatttacattctatattaacgacttggaagaagggactgagtgtaacgtagccaagtttgccgacgatacaaagatgggaggacaagtaaaatctgcaaaaggacacagacaggctcagtgagtaggcaaaaatttggcagatggagtataatgttagaaagtgtgatgtcatgcactttggcagaaaaaaaatcaaagagcaagttattatttaaatggagacagattgcaaagtgccgcagtacagtgggacctgggggtacttgtgcatgaaacacaaaaggatagtatgcaggtacagcaagtgatcaggaaggctaatggaatggagtataaaagcagggaagtcttgctacagttgtacaacgtattggtgaggccacacctggaatactgcgtgcagttttggtttccatatttacaaaaggatatacttgctttggagacagttcacagaaggttcactaggttgattccatggatgagggagtaaggttgagtaggttgggcctctactcattggaattcaaaagaatgagaggagatctaatCAAAATGTATTAGATATAAGGGGGCTtgtaaaggtggatgcagagaggctgtttccactgatgggggagactagaattggaaggcatgatcttagaatgagagGCCGCCAAtttaagagagatgaggagaaatttctactatcagacggttgtaaatctgtggaattcactgcctcagagagctgtagaagctgggacattgaataaatttaagacagaaatcgacagtttcttaaacgataaggggggataagaggttatgggaatcgggcagggaagtggagctgagtccaagatcagatcagccatg includes:
- the LOC139250064 gene encoding zinc finger protein 239-like isoform X2; its protein translation is MESHKDTRTMEKPWNCGDCGKVFRSPSELEIHRRNHTGERPLTCPVCGKGFSQPSTLLRHQRVHTGERPFTCSECGKGFTQSSDLVVHQRVHTGERPFTCSVCGQGFTRSSKLVAHQRVHTGERPFTCSECGKGFTQSSNLLIHQQVHAGERPFTCSECGKGFTQSSHLVAHQRVHTGERPFTCSECGKGFTTSSHLLRHQRVHTGERPFTCSECGKGFTHSFHLLRHQRIHTGERPFTCSECGKGFTCTSDLLTHQRVHK